A single Methanofastidiosum sp. DNA region contains:
- a CDS encoding 2-oxoacid:acceptor oxidoreductase family protein yields MKAGIRISGFGGQGIILSGVIVGKAAVFDGFNAVQTQSYGPEARGGSTRSEVVVSDEEIDYPKVESASVSIIMSQEAFFKYASRTKREGIIIYDPELIPDNNIEGNFKLAEVNATRIASELGTKIVANIVMLGAFNEICNLISSDAMIESIKDSIPKMLDLNLNAFEAGKKNVRIIDKLL; encoded by the coding sequence ATGAAGGCAGGTATAAGAATAAGCGGATTTGGTGGCCAAGGGATAATACTGTCCGGTGTTATTGTGGGCAAGGCTGCTGTATTTGACGGTTTCAATGCAGTTCAGACACAGTCTTATGGGCCGGAGGCAAGAGGTGGCTCGACACGTTCTGAGGTAGTTGTCTCTGATGAGGAGATTGACTATCCAAAAGTAGAATCTGCCTCAGTTTCAATAATAATGAGCCAAGAAGCATTCTTTAAGTACGCATCAAGGACAAAAAGGGAAGGTATTATCATCTATGATCCAGAGCTAATACCTGACAATAATATAGAAGGCAACTTCAAACTTGCAGAAGTAAACGCAACTAGGATCGCATCAGAACTAGGGACAAAAATTGTGGCAAACATCGTGATGCTTGGGGCGTTCAATGAGATATGCAATCTGATATCAAGCGATGCCATGATAGAATCGATTAAGGATAGTATACCAAAAATGCTTGATTTGAATCTCAATGCATTTGAGGCCGGCAAGAAAAATGTAAGAATAATTGATAAACTATTATAA